One Pongo pygmaeus isolate AG05252 chromosome 10, NHGRI_mPonPyg2-v2.0_pri, whole genome shotgun sequence genomic window carries:
- the LOC129010066 gene encoding LOW QUALITY PROTEIN: 26S proteasome regulatory subunit 4-like (The sequence of the model RefSeq protein was modified relative to this genomic sequence to represent the inferred CDS: inserted 2 bases in 1 codon; deleted 1 base in 1 codon), with amino-acid sequence MGQSQSGGHGPGGGKKDDKDKKKKYEPPVPTRVGKKKKTKGPDAASKLPLVTPHTQCRLKLLKLERIKDYLLMEEEFIRNQEHMKPLEEKQEEERSKVDDLRGTPMSVGTLEEIIDDNHAIVSTSVGSEHYVSILSFADKDLLEPGCSVLLNHKVHAVIGVLMDDTDPLVTVMKVEKAPQETYADIGGLDNQIQEIKESVGLPLTHPEXEEMGIKPPKGVILYGPPGTGKTSLAKAVANQTSATFLRVAGSELIQKYLRDGPKLVRELFRVAEEHAPSIVFIDEIDAIGTKRYDSNSGGEREIQRIMLELLNQLDGFDSRGDVKVIMATNRIETLDPALIRPGRIDRKIEFPLPDEKTKKHIFQIHTSRMTLADDVTLEDLIMAKDDLSGADIKAICTEAGLMALRERRMKVTNEDFKKSKENVLYKKQEGTPEGLYL; translated from the exons ATGGGTCAAAGTCAGAGTGGTGGTCATGGTCCTGGAGGTGGCAAGAAGGATGAcaaggacaagaaaaagaaatatgaaccTCCTGTACCAACTAGAgtggggaaaaagaagaaaacaaagggacCAGATGCTGCCAGCAAACTGCCACTGGTGACACCTCACACTCAGTGCCGGTTAAAATTACTGAAGTTAGAGAGAATTAAAGACTATCTTCTCATGGAGGAAGAATTCATTAGAAATCAGGAACACATGAAACCAttagaagaaaagcaagaggaggaaAGATCAAAAGTGGATGATCTGAGGGGGACCCCGATGTCAGTAGGAACCTTGGAAGAGATCATTGATGACAATCATGCCATCGTGTCTACATCTGTGGGCTCAGAACACTACGTGAGCATTCTTTCATTTGCAGACAAAGATCTGCTGGAACCTGGCTGCTCGGTCCTCCTCAACCACAAGGTGCATGCCGTGATAGGGGTGCTGATGGATGACACAGATCCCCTGGTCACAGTGATGAAGGTGGAAAAGGCCCCCCAGGAGACCTATGCAGATATT GGGGGGTTGGACAACCAAATTCAGGAAATTAAGGAATCTGTGGGGCTTCCTCTCACCCATCCTGA TGAAGAGATGGGTATAAAGCCTCCTAAGGGGGTCATTCTCTATGGTCCACCTGGCACAGGTAAAACCTCGTTAGCCAAAGCAGTAGCAAACCAAACCTCAGCCACTTTCTTGAGAGTGGCTGGCTCTGAACTTATTCAGAAGTACCTACGTGATGGGCCCAAACTCGTACGGGAATTGTTTCGAGTTGCTGAAGAACATGCACCGTCCATCGTGTTTATTGATGAAATTGACGCCATTGGGACAAAAAGATATGACTCCAATTCTGGTGGTGAGAGAGAAATTCAGCGAATAATGTTGGAACTGCTGAACCAGCTGGATGGATTTGATTCTAGGGGGGATGTGAAAGTTATCATGGCCACAAACCGAATAGAAACTTTGGATCCAGCACTTATCAGACCAGGCCGCATTGACAGGAAGATTGAGTTCCCCCTGCCTGATGAAAAGACGAAGAAGCACATCTTTCAGATTCACACAAGCAGGATGACGCTGGCTGATGATGTAACCCTGGAAGACTTGATCATGGCTAAAGATGACCTCTCTGGTGCTGACATCAAGGCAATCTGTACAGAAGCTGGTCTGATGGCCTTAAGAGAACGTAGAATGAAAGTAACAAATGAAGACTtcaaaaaatctaaagaaaatgttctttataAGAAACAGGAAGGCACCCCTGAGGGGCTGTATCTCTAA